The Lytechinus pictus isolate F3 Inbred chromosome 15, Lp3.0, whole genome shotgun sequence genome contains a region encoding:
- the LOC129277908 gene encoding general transcription factor IIH subunit 4-like, with amino-acid sequence MASSMGHAIDNSRKLDCKDLHGYLRTLQGSVLDRLYNHPATCLAVFRELPVLGKHCIMRVLFIDTPIPQAAVTSWIQSNQQEQLHVALKTLTDLRLFKDQSLPGGLPGWVLNVTFRTNLKTALIGGGKPWAISGRGGKDKKVKDTAALDKYASERWECVLHFLVGSSKAVDTLSRDIATVLTHSGLMKMGESGGKPVITPSGFQFLLLDTPSQVWFFMLQYLETAQARGLDIVDALSFLFQLSFSTLGKDYSSEGMTEQQLHFLQHLRELGLVFQRKRKSMRYYPTRLAINLASGVSSMVKDDHKDGFIVVETNYRVYAYTESDLQVEILGLFCSMLYRFPNLSVAALTRESVQLAISNGITAEQILRFLRTHAHPNMRQKMPIIPPTISDQVRLWELERDRLSFTQGIIYNEFLSLHDFEVLRDYAKDLGVLIWESVARRIMIVTPSGHDSVKKYWKRLKKGQSS; translated from the exons TGAGCTTCCTGTGCTAGGCAAGCATTGTATCATGAGGGTTTTGTTCATTGATACTCCTATTCCACAAGCAGCAGTTACATCATGGATACAAAGCAACCAACAGGA ACAGCTGCACGTAGCATTGAAAACCCTGACTGATCTTCGTTTGTTCAAGGATCAGTCACTTCCGGGTGGTCTTCCTGGATGGGTTCTCAATGTCACCTTCAGGACTAATCTCAAGACTGCTCTTATTGGAGG AGGAAAGCCTTGGGCTATCAGTGGAAGAGGTGGAAAGGACAAGAAGGTCAAAGACACTGCGGCTCTTGACAAGTACGCTTCAGAAAGATGGGAG TGTGTGCTTCATTTCTTGGTGGGTTCATCTAAGGCTGTTGATACATTGAGCAGAGATATTGCAACAGTGTTGACACATTCTGGTCTCATGAAGAT GGGTGAGTCCGGAGGAAAGCCAGTGATCACCCCCTCGGGATTTCAGTTTCTGCTTCTGGACACCCCGTCGCAGGTTTGGTTCTTCATGCTACAGTATCTAGAGACCGCTCAGGCTAGAGGTCTAGACATTGTTGACGctctctctttcctcttccagctCAGCTTCTCAACATTAGGAAAG GATTATTCATCGGAGGGCATGACTGAGCAACAGCTTCATTTCTTACAGCATCTCCGAGAGCTAGGCTTAGTATTCCAAAGAAAG AGGAAGTCGATGCGCTACTATCCAACAAGGCTTGCCATCAACTTGGCTTCAG GTGTATCAAGTATGGTCAAAGATGATCACAAGGATGGCTTCATCGTCGTAGAAACAAACTACCGTGTTTATGCCTACACAGAATCAGATCTACAGGTTGAAATATTAGGACTGTTTTGCTCTATGCTATACAG GTTTCCAAACCTCTCTGTGGCTGCTTTGACAAGGGAAAGCGTTCAGCTAGCCATATCCAATGGAATCACAGCTGAACAGATACTACGTTTCTTGAGGACGCATGCACACCCCAACATGCGACAAAAG ATGCCCATTATACCTCCTACTATTAGTGATCAGGTCAGGTTATGGGAGCTGGAGAGAGATAGACTCAGCTTTACACAGG GAATCATATACAATGAGTTCTTATCTCTTCATGACTTTGAGGTGCTGCGGGACTATGCAAAG GATCTCGGTGTTCTTATATGGGAGAGTGTCGCAAGGCGCATCATGATCGTCACTCCATCAGGGCATGACAGTGTGAAGAAGTACTGGAAGCGATTGAAAAAAGGACAATCTTCATAG